The Novosphingobium terrae genome has a window encoding:
- a CDS encoding M20 aminoacylase family protein, which produces MSALLDRPRHTAPAIAGIEAFLDDAIAIRHDLHHHPELSRQEHRTAALVADRLRDWGYAVTTGIGGNGVVGTLRRGDGERALGIRADMDALPITEASQLDFASSAPGVMHACGHDGHTAILLAAARYLAEKVDFSGTLHLIFQPAEEIGQGAKAMIEDGLFERFPVDAVYGLHNWPGLPTGRFGFVDGPAMASVDWFGISIKGKGGHGAAPQETVDPVLVAAHLVTALQSIVARNVAPLDSAVVTVGSIHGGDAANVIPDAVELKLTARSFRPEVREALQQRIQHLAHSIAESFGATAQVELRRGFPSVINHKAETDFARAVARDLLGEEGIIADFQPRTASEDFSFMLQERPGAFLFVGTGEGEPLHSPRYRFNDDVIAPAAALWARLAESWLV; this is translated from the coding sequence ATGAGCGCCCTGCTGGACCGCCCCCGCCACACGGCGCCCGCCATCGCCGGCATCGAAGCCTTTCTCGATGACGCCATCGCCATCCGCCACGATCTGCATCACCATCCCGAACTCTCGCGGCAGGAGCATCGCACCGCCGCTCTGGTGGCGGACCGCCTGCGCGACTGGGGCTATGCCGTCACCACCGGCATCGGCGGCAATGGCGTGGTCGGCACCCTGCGCCGGGGGGATGGCGAGCGGGCGCTGGGCATCCGCGCCGATATGGACGCCCTGCCCATCACCGAAGCCTCGCAGCTCGATTTTGCCAGCAGCGCGCCCGGCGTGATGCATGCCTGCGGGCATGACGGCCACACCGCCATCCTGCTGGCCGCCGCGCGCTATCTGGCCGAAAAGGTTGATTTTTCAGGCACGCTTCACCTCATCTTCCAGCCCGCCGAGGAAATCGGCCAAGGCGCCAAGGCGATGATCGAGGATGGCCTGTTCGAACGCTTCCCTGTCGATGCGGTTTACGGATTGCACAATTGGCCGGGCCTGCCCACCGGGCGTTTCGGCTTTGTCGATGGGCCCGCCATGGCCTCGGTCGACTGGTTCGGCATCAGCATCAAGGGCAAGGGCGGGCATGGCGCCGCGCCTCAGGAAACCGTCGATCCGGTGCTGGTTGCGGCCCATCTGGTCACCGCCCTGCAGAGCATCGTGGCGCGCAATGTGGCACCGCTCGATTCCGCCGTGGTGACGGTCGGCTCGATCCATGGCGGCGATGCGGCCAATGTCATCCCCGATGCGGTGGAGCTGAAACTCACCGCCCGCTCCTTCCGGCCCGAGGTGCGCGAGGCGCTGCAACAGCGCATCCAGCATCTGGCCCACAGCATCGCCGAAAGCTTCGGCGCCACCGCGCAGGTCGAACTGCGGCGCGGCTTCCCCAGCGTGATCAACCATAAGGCCGAAACCGACTTCGCCCGCGCGGTGGCGCGCGATCTGCTGGGCGAGGAGGGCATCATCGCAGATTTCCAGCCCCGCACCGCCAGCGAGGATTTCTCCTTCATGCTTCAGGAGCGCCCCGGCGCCTTCCTCTTCGTGGGCACCGGCGAAGGCGAGCCACTGCATAGCCCGCGCTATCGCTTCAACGATGATGTCATCGCTCCGGCGGCGGCGCTCTGGGCGCGGCTGGCCGAAAGCTGGCTCGTCTGA
- a CDS encoding GNAT family N-acetyltransferase: MNARTAIIQDNQPDGDRIITSSPRDPLAKPLLEALVGEYTTRYHDVIGREPDAATHEVYHRYPPEAFEAPHGGFILLLRKGVPVAGGAFMAHADPQTTEFKRIWTHADHRRQGLARRVVEALEQRAAALGYARVYLTTGFRQPEAEALYKGLGYTALYDPLADREAQFTLPFEKAIAARREAQSA; this comes from the coding sequence ATGAACGCTCGCACCGCGATCATTCAGGACAATCAGCCCGATGGCGACCGGATCATCACCTCCAGCCCGCGCGATCCGCTGGCCAAACCGCTGCTGGAGGCTTTGGTGGGCGAATACACCACGCGCTATCACGATGTGATCGGGCGCGAGCCCGATGCGGCCACCCATGAGGTCTATCACCGCTATCCGCCCGAGGCCTTCGAGGCGCCGCATGGCGGCTTTATCCTGCTGCTGCGCAAGGGCGTGCCGGTGGCGGGCGGCGCCTTCATGGCCCATGCCGATCCGCAGACCACCGAGTTCAAGCGCATCTGGACCCATGCCGATCACCGCCGTCAGGGGCTGGCCAGGCGCGTGGTCGAAGCATTGGAGCAGCGCGCCGCCGCTCTGGGTTATGCGCGGGTCTATCTCACCACCGGCTTCCGCCAGCCCGAGGCCGAGGCGCTCTACAAGGGCCTTGGCTACACCGCGCTGTATGATCCGCTGGCCGACCGCGAGGCGCAATTCACCCTGCCCTTCGAAAAAGCCATCGCCGCGCGACGGGAGGCGCAATCCGCATGA